A genomic region of Dreissena polymorpha isolate Duluth1 chromosome 4, UMN_Dpol_1.0, whole genome shotgun sequence contains the following coding sequences:
- the LOC127876695 gene encoding gamma-aminobutyric acid receptor alpha-like isoform X2, with product MNKCLCRLVWCRHPGNMTEMELITVALEDLLNNYDKRIRPGYGGDPVEVQLNINIRSLGPISEKDMSFTMDCYFRQVWVDKRLAMLNNHTHANYTGFIQLSIKILERIWYPDTVFYNGMKSYLHTITTPNRFIRIFRNGQILFSQRLTVRAMCKMELRKYPLDEQNCPLHIGSFAYSTQDVTYFWRPETPVEMPKDMRLSQFDMLGTPFNYTSVDYFKGAWHTVLSVDFRLSRHLGYFLINVYVPCCLLVILSWVAFWINREATADRIALGTMTVLTMTFLGLESRSDLPRVSYTTALDIYIAMAFVFVLATMVQFAAVHNFTKHGYGEPMPPPPGGHTTEEEEDENNEREKLLHSRRTGTRTARLKRQHAISRASRHSATNGAGNSNGGHHFSRVSMKRAASKVWRRLTRLSRKKDEQETNSVSNIDRVSRIMFPLVFLIFNVIYCLVYYSL from the exons GATTGGTGTGGTGCAGGCACCCGGGCAACATGACGGAGATGGAACTGATCACGGTGGCTTTGGAAGACCTGCTGAACAACTATGATAAGCGGATACGACCTGGATACGGCG GCGACCCAGTGGAAGTGCAGCTCAATATCAACATCCGGTCCCTCGGGCCCATCTCGGAAAAGGACATG TCTTTCACAATGGACTGCTACTTCCGGCAGGTGTGGGTGGACAAGCGTTTGGCGATGCTGAACAATCACACGCACGCCAACTACACAGGCTTCATCCAGTTGAGCATCAAG ATCCTGGAGCGGATCTGGTACCCGGACACCGTGTTCTACAACGGAATGAAGTCGTACCTGCACACCATCACCACGCCTAACCGCTTTATTCGCATCTTCAGAAATGGACAAATCCTGTTCTCGCAGAG ATTGACTGTTCGCGCCATGTGTAAAATGGAACTCCGCAAATACCCACTTGATGAACAGAACTGTCCCCTGCACATAGGAAGCT TCGCCTACTCGACGCAGGACGTCACGTACTTCTGGCGGCCTGAGACTCCTGTCGAGATGCCCAAGGATATGCGCCTGTCACAGTTCGACATGCTCGGGACGCCCTTCAACTACACGTCTGTCGACTATTTCAAAGGAG CATGGCACACCGTCCTATCGGTTGACTTTCGGTTGAGTCGCCACCTTGGTTACTTCCTTATCAACGTGTATGTGCCCTGCTGCCTGTTGGTCATACTCTCATGGGTCGCCTTCTGGATCAATCGGGAGGCCACCGCAGACCGGATCGCTCTGGGGACCATGACCGTTCTGACCATGACCTTCCTGGGTCTAGAGAGTCGCAGTGACCTACCGCGCGTCTCCTACACGACGGCGCTGGACATCTACATCGCTATGGCGTTCGTCTTCGTCCTGGCGACGATGGTTCAGTTTGCTGCGGTGCACAACTTTACGAAGCACGGCTACGGCGAACCTATGCCACCGCCTCCCGGGGGTCACACGactgaggaggaggaggatgagaaCAATGAGCGAGAGAAACTG TTACATAGCAGACGGACTGGAACAAGAACCGCGCGCCTGAAGCGGCAGCACGCGATAAGTCGCGCGAGCCGTCACAGCGCCACCAACGGGGCAGGAAACAGCAATGGCGGACATCATTTCTCGAGAGTGTCCATGAAGAGGGCGGCTTCGAAGGTGTGGCGACGTTTGACGCGCTTGTCGCGAAAAAAGGACGAACAAGAAACAAACAGTGTTAGCAACATTGATCGCGTGTCCAGGATTATGTTCCCGCTTGTATTCTTAATATTCAACGTGATCTATTGCTTGGTGTATTATTCTCTTTAA
- the LOC127876695 gene encoding gamma-aminobutyric acid receptor alpha-like isoform X1 has translation MNKCLCRLVWCRHPGNMTEMELITVALEDLLNNYDKRIRPGYGGDPVEVQLNINIRSLGPISEKDMSFTMDCYFRQVWVDKRLAMLNNHTHANYTGFIQLSIKILERIWYPDTVFYNGMKSYLHTITTPNRFIRIFRNGQILFSQRLTVRAMCKMELRKYPLDEQNCPLHIGSFAYSTQDVTYFWRPETPVEMPKDMRLSQFDMLGTPFNYTSVDYFKGAWHTVLSVDFRLSRHLGYFLINVYVPCCLLVILSWVAFWINREATADRIALGTMTVLTMTFLGLESRSDLPRVSYTTALDIYIAMAFVFVLATMVQFAAVHNFTKHGYGEPMPPPPGGHTTEEEEDENNEREKLVPTLHSRRTGTRTARLKRQHAISRASRHSATNGAGNSNGGHHFSRVSMKRAASKVWRRLTRLSRKKDEQETNSVSNIDRVSRIMFPLVFLIFNVIYCLVYYSL, from the exons GATTGGTGTGGTGCAGGCACCCGGGCAACATGACGGAGATGGAACTGATCACGGTGGCTTTGGAAGACCTGCTGAACAACTATGATAAGCGGATACGACCTGGATACGGCG GCGACCCAGTGGAAGTGCAGCTCAATATCAACATCCGGTCCCTCGGGCCCATCTCGGAAAAGGACATG TCTTTCACAATGGACTGCTACTTCCGGCAGGTGTGGGTGGACAAGCGTTTGGCGATGCTGAACAATCACACGCACGCCAACTACACAGGCTTCATCCAGTTGAGCATCAAG ATCCTGGAGCGGATCTGGTACCCGGACACCGTGTTCTACAACGGAATGAAGTCGTACCTGCACACCATCACCACGCCTAACCGCTTTATTCGCATCTTCAGAAATGGACAAATCCTGTTCTCGCAGAG ATTGACTGTTCGCGCCATGTGTAAAATGGAACTCCGCAAATACCCACTTGATGAACAGAACTGTCCCCTGCACATAGGAAGCT TCGCCTACTCGACGCAGGACGTCACGTACTTCTGGCGGCCTGAGACTCCTGTCGAGATGCCCAAGGATATGCGCCTGTCACAGTTCGACATGCTCGGGACGCCCTTCAACTACACGTCTGTCGACTATTTCAAAGGAG CATGGCACACCGTCCTATCGGTTGACTTTCGGTTGAGTCGCCACCTTGGTTACTTCCTTATCAACGTGTATGTGCCCTGCTGCCTGTTGGTCATACTCTCATGGGTCGCCTTCTGGATCAATCGGGAGGCCACCGCAGACCGGATCGCTCTGGGGACCATGACCGTTCTGACCATGACCTTCCTGGGTCTAGAGAGTCGCAGTGACCTACCGCGCGTCTCCTACACGACGGCGCTGGACATCTACATCGCTATGGCGTTCGTCTTCGTCCTGGCGACGATGGTTCAGTTTGCTGCGGTGCACAACTTTACGAAGCACGGCTACGGCGAACCTATGCCACCGCCTCCCGGGGGTCACACGactgaggaggaggaggatgagaaCAATGAGCGAGAGAAACTGGTACCAaca TTACATAGCAGACGGACTGGAACAAGAACCGCGCGCCTGAAGCGGCAGCACGCGATAAGTCGCGCGAGCCGTCACAGCGCCACCAACGGGGCAGGAAACAGCAATGGCGGACATCATTTCTCGAGAGTGTCCATGAAGAGGGCGGCTTCGAAGGTGTGGCGACGTTTGACGCGCTTGTCGCGAAAAAAGGACGAACAAGAAACAAACAGTGTTAGCAACATTGATCGCGTGTCCAGGATTATGTTCCCGCTTGTATTCTTAATATTCAACGTGATCTATTGCTTGGTGTATTATTCTCTTTAA
- the LOC127876696 gene encoding tubulin beta chain-like translates to MREIVHMQAGQCGNQIGAKFWEVISDEHGIDPTGTYHGDSDLQLERINVYYNEATGGKYVPRAVLVDLEPGTMDSVRSGPFGQIFRPDNFVFGQSGAGNNWAKGHYTEGAELIDSVLDVVRKEAESCDCIQGFQLTHSLGGGTGAGMGTLLISKIREEYPDRIMNTFSVVPSPKVSDTVVEPYNATLSVHQLVENTDETYCIDNEALYDICFRTLKLTTPTYGDLNHLISATMSGVTTCLRFPGQLNADLRKIAVNMVPFPRLHFFMPGFAPLTSRGSQQYRALTVPELTQQIFDAKNMMAACDPRHGRYLTVSALFRGRMSMKEVDEQMLNVQNKNSSYFVEWIPNNVKVAVCDIPPRGLKMSATFIGNTTAIQELFKRVSEQFTAMFRRKAFLHWYTGEGMDEMEFTEAESNMNDLVSEYQQYQDATAEEEGEFDEEEAGEEEAA, encoded by the exons ATGAGGGAAATTGTTCACATGCAAGCCGGTCAATGCGGCAACCAGATCGGAGCGAAG TTCTGGGAGGTAATTTCTGACGAGCACGGTATTGACCCCACCGGAACGTACCACGGAGACTCCGACCTTCAGCTCGAGAGAATCAACGTCTACTACAATGAGGCCACTG GTGGCAAATACGTACCACGTGCTGTTCTTGTCGACCTCGAGCCGGGCACCATGGACTCAGTCAGATCCGGACCCTTTGGACAGATCTTCCGACCAGACAACTTTGTGTTCG GCCAGAGCGGTGCAGGCAACAACTGGGCCAAGGGTCACTACACAGAGGGCGCTGAACTGATCGACTCCGTCCTCGACGTCGTCCGCAAGGAGGCCGAGTCATGTGACTGCATCCAGGGGTTCCAGCTGACCCACTCTCTCGGCGGCGGCACCGGTGCCGGCATGGGAACGTTGCTGATCAGCAAGATCCGTGAGGAGTACCCCGACAGAATCATGAACACATTCTCCGTTGTACCGTCCCCAAAGGTATCCGACACCGTCGTCGAGCCATACAACGCCACCCTCTCAGTCCACCAGCTTGTTGAGAACACCGACGAGACCTACTGCATCGACAACGAGGCCCTGTATGACATTTGCTTCAGGACCCTGAAACTCACCACCCCCACATACGGAGACCTTAACCACCTCATCTCTGCCACTATGTCTGGCGTCACCACCTGTCTCCGATTCCCAG GTCAGCTGAACGCTGATCTCAGGAAGATCGCCGTCAACATGGTCCCGTTCCCTCGTCTGCACTTCTTCATGCCCGGATTTGCGCCCCTGACCTCCCGCGGCAGCCAGCAGTACCGCGCCCTCACCGTACCAGAGCTCACCCAGCAGATCTTCGACGCCAAGAACATGATGGCCGCCTGCGACCCGCGCCACGGCCGCTACCTCACCGTCAGCGCACTCTTCCGTGGCCGCATGTCCATGAAAG AGGTCGATGAGCAGATGTTGAACGTCCAGAACAAGAACAGCAGCTACTTCGTCGAATGGATCCCCAACAACGTGAAAGTTGCCGTCTGCGACATTCCACCACGTGGTCTCAAGATGTCCGCCACCTTCATCGGCAACACCACCGCCATCCAAGAGCTCTTCAAGCGCGTCTCCGAGCAGTTCACCGCTATGTTCCGTCGCAAGGCTTTCCTCCACTG GTACACCGGTGAAGGCATGGATGAGATGGAGTTCACTGAGGCCGAGTCGAACATGAACGACTTGGTGTCCGAGTACCAGCAGTACCAGGACGCCACCGCCGAGGAGGAGGGCGAGTTTGACGAAGAAGAGGCCGGAGAGGAGGAGGCTGCATAA